The Glutamicibacter mishrai DNA window CACCCTGGTCGCATCGCCGTTATCCATGACTTCCAGGCGCAGTTCGTCGTCGTGCCTTCGTTCCAAACGTACCTGTACGTCGCTGACATTGCGGGCGTAGCGCAGCGAGTTGGTCAGAGATTCTTGGATCATGCGGAAGACCGTCAATTGGAAGGTGGTGTCTTCGGGCAGGTCTCCCCCCGTATGGGTGAAGGTGATGGGCAGGCCTGCCGTGCGGAATCCCTCAAGCAGCTGCTCGACATTCCCGCCGGTGGGTTGCGGTTCCAGCTCCCCGGTCTCGTTCTGGCGCAGCACGCCAAGCATGCGGCGCATATCCGCCAGGGCCGCCCTGCCGGTGCCGGAGAGCTCGTTGAGTACCTCGTCGGCGCGGGCCTGGTCCCGTTTGGCGACCACGCGTGCGCCTTCGGACAAGGCGATCATCACGGACAGGGAGTGCGCGACCACGTCATGCATTTCCCGGGCGATCCTGTTGCGCTCTTGTACCTGGGCCAGGCTGGATACCTGGCGCGCCCAGTGATTGAGCTCGGCCTCATGGATTCGCGCATTGCGCACGTTCATGCCGACCGCGGCCGCAGCGATATAGAACCCGATAACAAAACTGCCTGAGATGCCGATGATGATTCGGCTGAATACCGCTTCGTCAATACCGTCGCTCGGGTCCAGTTCCATCCCCTCCATATCGGGGAAGCCCATCAGCACCATCAGCACCACTTGGAAGCTGCCGGCTAGTACGGCCAGCGGAATGGTGCGCTTCGCCGAATAGCTGGTGGCTACCGTGTACAGCGCAATGATCATGCCCACGCCGCCGAGCCCTCCTTGCGGGCCGGCGATGATCAGGGCGACGCACTCGAAAACGAAGACCAATACGATCACCGTCATCGGCGCCTTGCGGCGGTACAGCAAGGCCGCGCTCACGGCCAGCGTAGTGACCAGCAGCCCGGTCGCGTTGGCCCCGGGCATGGCCGCGGCGATCAGAACCCCGGGCAGGGTGAGCAACAGGTACAGGACCACTGCGCCAATGACCACCAAGCGCGGGTGGGTGCGCAGGTAGCGGCGCACCCGGCCCATTCGCTTGGCGGTCAGTTCGTCAAAGGAGGCGACAGTTTCCTGCAGCGTCTGTTGGGTCATGATTCCAGTGTAGTTTTCCCGGCCTGTCCGCCGATTACTTGATGTCACGCTTAGCGAGCAATACTGCGCCCAGCACCAATGGGATGACGATCCATCCAGCGACGCCGGCCAACTGCTGCCACAGCTCCAATTCGGTGGGGACGCTCAGTGGCGTGGCCAAGGACATTCCCAACTGGTCCGGCAGGAATGCCGAAATGTTCTTGGACCAATCCACGAGGGACCCAAGGATGGCGGTGATAATCGGCAGGACAAAGAACACGCCGGCCAAGATGGTGATGCCGCCTGCGGAATTGCGCAGCAAGACGCCCAAGGCCAAGCCGATCAGGGCTGCCATGATGACGGCCAGGGTGCCGTACCAGAGCACCGATTGGAATGATTCGCCACCGAAGTCCAGGACCAGGTCGTAGTTCTCGGCGATGGGCTTCGCCGCCACAAAGGCCAGGAGGCTCGACACCAACTGTGTCAGTCCCGTGAGCACCACGATCAACACGATTTTTGCAGACATCACGCGCAGCCGCTGCGGGCTGGCCAGGAAGGTGCTGACTGCCGAGCCTGTGGTGAATTCACCGCTGAACAGCAGCACGCCCAGCACGCCGAGGATCAATTGGCTGAAGACAAGTCCGGAGCCGATGGTTTCGCTGGCGAATCCTGGCTGCGCCATGGAACTCATGCCTTCCATCTGGCTGACATCGCCCATGCTCTGCATCAGCGAGCCGACGCCCCACGTGCCAATGACGGCGATGGCTACATAGAGCACTAGCGCTATGGCCAATAGGATGCCGGTGGATTTCAACGAGAACATGCGGATCGCTTCGCTGCGCAGCACGCCTCTGAAAGTGACCTTGCCGCGCACTGGCGCTTGAATCTGGGTAGTCATTGTCTTCTACTTCCCGCCGCTGTGCTCGGCAACAATATTCGAGTTGTATTCCACGGCTTCCCGGGTCAACTCCATGTAGGCATCTTCCAAAGTGCGTTGCAAAGGACGCAGCTCGCTGAGCACCACACCGGCTTCCAGGGCGCGGCGGCCGATGATCTCCGAGTCCGGGCCGGTGACTTCCAGGCTCTGCCCATCAAGGCGGCGCAATTGCACGCCTTCCGCACTCAGGGCATTCATCAACACCTCGATGTCGGTGGCGCGAACAATGGTCTGGGACAGCCCGTTATCGATGAATTCACTGATGGGGGCCTCGGCCATGATGCGTCCTCGGCCAATGACAATGAGATGATCCGCGGTTTGCGCCATCTCGCTCATGAGGTGGGAGGAAATGAACACGGTCTTGCCGGCTGCCGCTTGCTGCCGGGCGAGGTTGCGCACCCAGGCCACGCCTTCGGGATCCAGCCCATTGACCGGTTCATCGAGGATCAGCACTTGCGGGTCGCCCAGCAGCGCGGTGGCGATGCCCAGGCGTTGGCCCATGCCCAAGGAGAACCCGCCGACCTTCTTGCGCTGCACGCCGCTCAGGCCGGTTAGTTCCAGCACCTCGTGGACCCGGGAGACCGGCAGGCCCGCGGTGGCAGCCATGGACCGCAGATGGGCCAAGGGGGTCAGCGACTTGTGCACCGACTTCGCTTCCAGCAAGGTGCCCACTTCGGTCAGCGGGTGCTTGGAGGTCTTGAAGTCCCGGTTGTTCACCAGAACCTGCCCGCTGGTGGGGGCCGCCAACCCGACGATCATGCGCATAGTGGTGGATTTGCCGGCGCCGTTAGGACCGAGGAAACCGGTCACCGCTCCGGGTTGCACCGTGAACGACACCTGGTCGACCACGGTCTTGTTACCGTATCTCTTCGTCAACTGCTGAGCCTGGATCATATCTCCAGCCTATGGAAAACAGGCTGCAGATGAACCGACCCGAGTGCTGATCTTCGCCTCACTCAAAAGGGTGAGTGCCCGGGGTTAAAGCAGTGATGGAATGCACCTTGCGGTGCACGCCATCACTGCTGTCCGCGGGGTTCAGAACCCGGCACGGGTGGCCAGGAAGATCAGCCCGGCAAGGCCCACCGCGAAGGGCAGGGCCAGCAGGATGATGAGCTTGAGCTGATCGCGGGCAATCGCCACGCACTCACGCAAAAAGGCGCTGGGCCGGTAGTAGGCTGCCGTCTTCCCGCCGTAGGAGCGGGCTTCCAAGCCCATCTGGCGCGAGGCCAACCCGGCTCGCAGCGCGTGATAATCGCTGGTGACCAGCCACAGGTGTCCCTCCGGCTGGCGTTCGCGGACCAACGCATCGGAGAATTCCAGGTTCTCCACGGTGTCCTTGGCCCGGTCTTCGATCAGGATCTGCGATTCGGGGATGCCCTGATCACGCAGGTAGCGGGCCATGCTCACGCCCTCGGGTTCCTTCTCATCGTGCCCCTGTCCCCCGGTGGGAACCATCAGCAGTTGCGGCTCGGATTGCGAGGAGTAGAGCTCGATGGCCTTATCCAGCCGGCCGCGCAGCAAGGGAGTGACTTTCCCGTTGATGGTGCGCGCCCCGAGGATGACGGCGGCAACACCGCTGGTTTTTGCCGGGAACTTCGCGTGCACCCAGGCATATAGCAGCATCATGGCGAAGAGGCTGGCGGTGAACACCGAGGCCATG harbors:
- a CDS encoding sensor histidine kinase, which gives rise to MTQQTLQETVASFDELTAKRMGRVRRYLRTHPRLVVIGAVVLYLLLTLPGVLIAAAMPGANATGLLVTTLAVSAALLYRRKAPMTVIVLVFVFECVALIIAGPQGGLGGVGMIIALYTVATSYSAKRTIPLAVLAGSFQVVLMVLMGFPDMEGMELDPSDGIDEAVFSRIIIGISGSFVIGFYIAAAAVGMNVRNARIHEAELNHWARQVSSLAQVQERNRIAREMHDVVAHSLSVMIALSEGARVVAKRDQARADEVLNELSGTGRAALADMRRMLGVLRQNETGELEPQPTGGNVEQLLEGFRTAGLPITFTHTGGDLPEDTTFQLTVFRMIQESLTNSLRYARNVSDVQVRLERRHDDELRLEVMDNGDATRVPSVGSGRGLRGMRERAALYEGTVEAGPVASGGWIVKAVLKIPECGVKNDKQKTAKE
- a CDS encoding ABC transporter permease; amino-acid sequence: MTTQIQAPVRGKVTFRGVLRSEAIRMFSLKSTGILLAIALVLYVAIAVIGTWGVGSLMQSMGDVSQMEGMSSMAQPGFASETIGSGLVFSQLILGVLGVLLFSGEFTTGSAVSTFLASPQRLRVMSAKIVLIVVLTGLTQLVSSLLAFVAAKPIAENYDLVLDFGGESFQSVLWYGTLAVIMAALIGLALGVLLRNSAGGITILAGVFFVLPIITAILGSLVDWSKNISAFLPDQLGMSLATPLSVPTELELWQQLAGVAGWIVIPLVLGAVLLAKRDIK
- a CDS encoding ABC transporter ATP-binding protein; the encoded protein is MIQAQQLTKRYGNKTVVDQVSFTVQPGAVTGFLGPNGAGKSTTMRMIVGLAAPTSGQVLVNNRDFKTSKHPLTEVGTLLEAKSVHKSLTPLAHLRSMAATAGLPVSRVHEVLELTGLSGVQRKKVGGFSLGMGQRLGIATALLGDPQVLILDEPVNGLDPEGVAWVRNLARQQAAAGKTVFISSHLMSEMAQTADHLIVIGRGRIMAEAPISEFIDNGLSQTIVRATDIEVLMNALSAEGVQLRRLDGQSLEVTGPDSEIIGRRALEAGVVLSELRPLQRTLEDAYMELTREAVEYNSNIVAEHSGGK
- a CDS encoding YdcF family protein, which gives rise to MQELLVQLAGWALLAVLWAVFVWQYRKDPRRLGLAALLFPLALCSIAAVVDLLSTLVPGFGFLIAIVMVLTPLIVVVFGGALIYNGVLMWRREGARISNLLSLAAGVLVFILPVLAVLLVGINTWWTYSLAFILFMASVFTASLFAMMLLYAWVHAKFPAKTSGVAAVILGARTINGKVTPLLRGRLDKAIELYSSQSEPQLLMVPTGGQGHDEKEPEGVSMARYLRDQGIPESQILIEDRAKDTVENLEFSDALVRERQPEGHLWLVTSDYHALRAGLASRQMGLEARSYGGKTAAYYRPSAFLRECVAIARDQLKLIILLALPFAVGLAGLIFLATRAGF